In the genome of Paenarthrobacter ilicis, the window TAACCCGAAGACTCATCGGCGAAGTTTTCAGGACCTGAACCTTGTCCTGAAGGAGGAATTCAGTGCCCACTTACGCATACGCCTGCAAAGACTGTGACCACGCCTTTGATATCGTCCAGTCCTTTTCTGACAGCTCCCTGACGGAGTGCCCAGAATGCCAGGGTTCGCTTCGTAAGAAGTTCAACAGCGTTGGCGTTGTTTTCAAGGGCTCGGGTTTCTACCGCACTGATTCGCGCGATGCCAAGGGCAGCACTGTTTCCGCTGCCCCTGCAGCTCCCGCAGCCTCGACTCCTGCACCCGCTGCTGCTTCGGCACCGGCCGCCAGCTAGGACCTTCCCAAACCGCGCCATTTCCACACCCGGGCCGTTTTCCACATAGCCAAGCCTGGTTCTGTCGCCGTGCACTGACGCCTGGATAACGTGGCGCCATGCCACGAACACCAATTACCAACCGCCGCCGCCCTCCTGCTGCCCGCCCTATGTTTCGGACTCCGGGACGCCACCCCGTGAGGTGGCTGGCCCGTAACCGACGGCTGGCCGTGGCTCTCTTGCTGTGCCTGGCCGCCGGGATTGCCGTTCAACAGTTGACCCCTGATCAGGGAGTACGCATGGCGGTGCTCACTGCAGCGCGTGACCTCCCCAGCGGCGCCACCCTCACGGCTTCGGATTTCACCGACACCGTGCTCCCTGCCCAGCTGGAGCTTAACGGCGCCATCAAAGCAGTCAGCGATCTTGAGGGTCGGCAACTCTCATCGCCCTTGGGCCGAGGGCAGATCCCCACTGAGGCAGACTTGCTGGGGCCCGGGCTGTTGACCGGAGCACCGCTTGGAAGTTCAGCAGTGCCCCTCCGCATGGCGGATCCCGCTTCCATTCAGCTGCTCTCCCCCGGTCAACTGGTAACGGTGGTCCTCACCGCAGCCGGCTCCTA includes:
- a CDS encoding FmdB family zinc ribbon protein, which produces MPTYAYACKDCDHAFDIVQSFSDSSLTECPECQGSLRKKFNSVGVVFKGSGFYRTDSRDAKGSTVSAAPAAPAASTPAPAAASAPAAS
- a CDS encoding RcpC/CpaB family pilus assembly protein, with protein sequence MFRTPGRHPVRWLARNRRLAVALLLCLAAGIAVQQLTPDQGVRMAVLTAARDLPSGATLTASDFTDTVLPAQLELNGAIKAVSDLEGRQLSSPLGRGQIPTEADLLGPGLLTGAPLGSSAVPLRMADPASIQLLSPGQLVTVVLTAAGSYDESRSSQVLAASVPVLWTSAQGGKPGEWLGTTEMDGLMVVAADAEQAEKLAGASTQGKLFFVLVNP